TTTCAGTGCCCCTTCCAAGGCAACAGGGAAATTATAGCCTCTTCCTAGATATAGGAAATTGCGAGCATCCTTATAAATCCCGGCAATTTTCTCTACTTGCTTGTCAGTTTTAAGTGCTTTCTCTACTTTATTTGGAATATTTTCAAGGTCGACCAATACTTCTCTATACCGTTGTTCAGCAATCGTTCCTTTTAGGAGGGCTGTTTTCAATGCAATCATTGTTAAAACTGTAAGCTGTGCAGTAAAGGCTTTTGTACTAGCAACACCGATTTCAGGTCCAGCATGAGTATAAACTCCTTCATGTGACACTCTGGAGATTGAAGAACCTACAACATTACAAACTCCCAAAACAATAGCGCCTTTTGATTTTGCCAATTCCATGGCTGCCAAAGTATCCGCTGTTTCACCAGATTGGGAAATTGCAAATACAATATCCCCCTCACGGATTACTGGGTTTCTATATCTGAATTCAGAGGCATACTCTACTTCCACCGGAATTCTACAGAACTCTTCGAATATATATTCTGCTACCAAGCCAGCGTGCCAAGAAGTCCCGCATGCTACAATAACAATTCTCTCTGCATTAATAAGTGCATTTGAGTAATCCCTGATACCACCTAAGACCAATTTAGCTTCATTGGCAATTAATCGGCCTCTGAAACAATCTTTAATTGATTTAGGCTGCTCAAAAATCTCCTTGAGCATAAAATGTTCAAAACCACCCTTTTCGATAGCTTCTAATTCCATATCTACTTTTTGTATATATGGAGTCATTTTTACGTCCTTGGTGTCGCGAATGCTTATTTTTTTATCCTTAATCAGGGCAATTTCATAATCATTCACATAGATTACTTCATTAGTATATTCAACTATGGGCGTTGCATCTGAAGCTAGGAAAAACTCGTCTTTGCCTACTCCAATTACTAATGGACTTCCTTTTCGAGCTGCAATTAATTGATCAGGATGATTGGTGGACATTATAACTATGGCATAAGCGCCAATTACTTTTGTTAAAGCCAATCGAACAGCTTCCTCTAATGTACCATCGTTGTTCTTATAAATATCTTCTATAAAATTAATAAAAACCTCCGAATCAGTTTCACTTTTAAAAGTGTAGCCCTTATTCTCTAATTCCTTTTTTAAGGAAGAATAGTTTTCAATAATCCCATTATGGATAATTGCTAAATCACCACTTTCAGAGTAGTGAGGATGTGCATTTTCATCATTGGGAGCCCCATGAGTAGCCCACCTGGTGTGGCCCATTCCAATAGTGCTTTTTGTATCTTTATCTTTCAAGAAAGATTCTAATTCAGATACTTTACCCTGTTTTTTATAAACTTTCAGGCCATCATTCATAAGTGCAATGCCAGCACTGTCATAGCCTCTATATTCTAATCTTTTTAATCCTTTAATGATAATCTCAGATGCATTCTGATGACCTACATATGCTACAATTCCACACATATTGTAATCTATTTAAAAGTGGTATAATATATCTTCAATTTTATATTTTCCTTGTCAACTAAGAAATTATCAAAGTTGCCAAGATTGATTTTTGGCACCTCATTAAATGGTGTTTGATTTCTTCTGATAAATTGTCCAGTAAACAGAAAATCATACTCTTCATTCCATAAATCAGGGTTATTATAAATTTCTTGTAGAAAAAAACTTAAATCTGCTTTAATTTCTTTCTTATTATCATCATATGTCAGAACTACTGGCGAGCTAGCTTGATTGGGATCAGCGGGAGCACCGTTGGTTGTAAAATTTGATTGGAGCGCCCAAAAATCTTCCCCCTTTTTTACTATGTTGCCATCTCTATCCAATATATATGGAATGATATTTCCAGCAGGCCTAATTTGCGAGGATTCATCATCAGCGGTACTAAAGTCATTACTATTTATCACCAATTCTGCCTTATTAATTTGCAGAAACTCTACCGTATCGATAAAATTTAAGTAGCCATTTAACTTTACTCTTGGTGATATCCCCATTAAATTGTTAAAATAGGCTTTTGAAGGATCCAGCAAATCAAAGGATTTATTTCCTGAATAAGTTGATGGAATTAATGATCCAGGATCGAAATCAACATGAGTAAAACTAGAACCTGATATATCAAATTTTACACTTTTTAATGTATCCAAACTAGGAGCACTGTATATTACCTCAATAAATGATTCTCCACTTGCCAAACTAATCGCTTGTAAATTATTTACTCCACCTTCAACTTCAATCTTAAATCCTCTTAAGGCATTGTAAATACCAACCGAGTTCAGATCTTCATCTCTAACTCTATTCAGGATATCATTTCCCAAAGTATTGCTTAACTGAACATAATCTGGAATAGTGTCTATTGGATTTACAATTATTTCCTGATCTAAGGAAACCTTATTTTCAATGGAGATTTCATCATAAATAGAGTACAACTCTCCACTGACAATCAAAGTGTCTCTCAGTTGAGATACAATGAAATTTTGAGCTTGATTAAATTCATCCCCATAAAAATAATTGAACCCTAACTTGAGCCTAGTCTCGACAGCTGTTGCATTAGCCGGCAAACTATCCCGAATAAAATCATTGTCCAGCAACGCCCCGAAGTAAGCCTCAGCTGTAAAATCACCGATTTCAGGACTGCTTTGATGACCAACAAAAATCTGCCCTCTTGAGCCTGTAACTCCGTTAGTGCTGATAATCAAAGAATCAAAAGCAGCATGATTCAAGCCTAAAGGAATTTCCACAAACCGTATTTCAGTATTGTTTCCTCCAGGCACTAAATCCCCTTCTACTTCTATAGGCTCTTCACATGAGGCGAAAAAAAAGGCCAGCAGGAATGCTGGCCCTGTTAATAATCTGACAGCATTATTAGCCTGCCAATTCTGTATATAGGTTGAAATAGGATTCTTCAAAATCCTCTCCTTTTTCAATGGTGTCAACTTTCTTTTCTTTTTCGAATGTTGAAAATAATTCATCAAGGTTTTCTTTAAACTCATCACCTGCTTTAATAACTGCATCTGCATATTCTGCACCGATTTTTATGAACCCTTCATAATCGGCTGATTCTAGATTGGACAACATGCTGTCGTCTATATCGAGCATTTTTACCTTGTCCACTAAATCTGTCCCAAATTTATGAGAGAATTCTGTATTATACACAGTAAATACAGATTTTGCATCCTTAAATATTGGATCATTTTTGTAAGTGGTTTTTAAGTACATTGGAATCAAACTGGTCATCCAATCGTTACAATGCACTATATCAGGCGCCCAGCCTAGTTTCTTAACTGTTTCCAACGCTCCCTTGCAGAAAAATATTGCTCTTTCATCATTGTCTGGATAGAATTTATTCTCCTTATCATGAAAAACAAATTTACGTTGGAAGTAATCTTCATTATCTATAAAGTACACCTGAAGTTTAGCATTGGGAATTGAAGCAACCTTAATAATTAAAGGCTTTTCTTCTTCTCCTACTGAGATATTAATACCTGAAAGGCGTACTACCTCATGTAATCTGTTCTTCCGCTCGTTAATTAGTCCGAAGCGGGGCACTAAAATACGAATCTCCATGCCTCTTTCCTGCATGGCTTGAGGGAGTTTTCGTACAAATTCTGCTACTTCTGATGTTTTTAAAAATGGATTGATTTCATTGGCTACGTAAAGAATTCGAAGCTTTGACATATGCTTATTGGATTTGATTAATTCATAAACGAAGCACAAAAATACAAAAAAATACTCACTTTCCATTATTTTTTTGATTAATCAGCTAGATTTGTTCCAAAACTTTCTAATTTAGCGCATTTTTTATGATAACAACGGGCTCAGTTGCTGAAATTCAAGCTATTATATCAAAATTTAAGGCTGAAGACAAAACAGTTGGATTTGTTCCCACTATGGGGGCCTTGCACCAGGGACATTTGAGCCTAGTTGCTGAAGCAAAAAAAAGAGCTGATATAATAGTTTGTAGTATTTATGTAAACCCCACACAATTCAATAATCCAGACGACTTAGAAAAATACCCTAGAAATATTGAATCGGATAAAGATTTATTAGATCAAAATGGCTGCGATGTTCTGTTCCTCCCTTCTGATCAAGTGATGTATGCTGGGAAAAATACCATTAATTTTGATTTTGGCAAATTAGACAAAGTGATGGAGGGAAAATTTCGTCCTAACCATTTTAGCGGAGTCGCACTAATTGTTTCAAAACTCTTTAATATAGTATTGCCTAACTTTGCTTTTTTTGGGCAAAAAGATTTACAACAATTGACAATCATCAAAAAACTGGTTGGGGAACTGTTTTTCAATCTGGAAATTGTTACTGTCCCTATTAAACGAGAGCCTCACGGACTGGCCATGTCCTCAAGAAATGAGAGATTAAGTAAACAAGAGAGAGAGGAAGCCAAAATATTCTTCAATGCCTTGACCGAAGCCAAGTATATTTTAACAAATAATCAATCAGCAGAAGAAGCAAAATTAAAAGTTGAAACACTTTTCCATAACCACACAGCCCAATTGGAATACTTTCAAATTGTCAGTGACAAGGACCTACTTCCTAAATCAGAGAACTACTTAGCCGCAGATACCGTTCTTTGCATTGCAGGCTTTGTAGGAAATGTGAGATTAATAGATAACATCTATCTGTTTGGGGACTAATCAGGTTGTTACAAAAATTTACTAATTGACACTGATTATCAATCTCGCTATTAAACATAACAAATATATCTTGTGTAATTTCCTATAAGGCTCTATTTAATTTCATAACTTTGCAGCCAATTTGAAGAGTATAGTATGTTAATTGAAGTTTGTAAATCAAAAATTCACAGAGTAAAGGTTACTCAAGCAGAATTGCATTATGTCGGAAGCATCACTATCGATGAGGATTTGATGGAAGCTTCTAACCTTATTGAAAATGAAAAAGTCCAAATTGTGAACATAAACAATGGTGAACGATTGGAGACTTACGTGATTAAGGGAGAGCGGGGTTCTGGTATGGTCTGCTTAAATGGGCCTGCTGCAAGAAAAGTGCAAGTGGGTGATATCATTATTATCATTGGGTACGCGCAGATGGAATTTGAAGAAGCAAAGTCTTTCAAGCCTTCCTTAATCTTTCCTGACGCGAATAATAAACTTACCTAAGCATTGAGAAAAGGAATTCAATCATTTCTTAAATATACGATATCTTTAGCTGTCGCCATTACTTTATTTTGGTATCTCTATAAAGACGTAGATTTCAGTGAAATGATGGCTAGCTTTAGAAAAGCCAATCTTAATTGGATATATGCTTCTATAGGTTTGGCAATGCTTAGTCATTTTTTAAGAGCATGGCGCTGGAATATGCTTTTAGAGCCTTTGGGTTATCAACTAAAATCTTCAAGAACTTTTGTTGCCGTTATGGTGGGCTACCTTGCCAATTTCGTTGTCCCTAGAATGGGAGAAGTATCACGATGCGGGGTTCTCAAGAAAACAGACAATGTGTCTATGAGTCAGGGTTTTGGAAGTGTAGTTACTGAAAGGATTTTTGATATGATTTGCCTATTAATTATTATGGGCTTGACATTAGCTATAGAGTTCCGCAGATTAAATGACTTCTTTTTAAATTTGTTTTTGGATAAAGCCGATGGATTAGAAAAAAACTTCCTGACACTCTTAGCGGTAGGCATATTTTTTTTAATAGGAGCCAGTACTATTTTTATCCTTTTAAAAAGAAATCAAGCATCTCTCAGAAAGAATAAATACTTCAATAAATTAACTGCTTTTTTAAGACAATTAGTAGAAGGGATAACCTCAGTAAGAAGATTAAAAAGTCCTACTTTATTTTGGGTAGCTACTTTGGGAATTTGGATTTGTTATTTCTTAATGACCTATGTTGTCTTTTTTAGTGTGGAGTCCACGGCTCATCTGGGCCTTTCAGCAGGTTTAATTCTGCTTGTCCTAGGTGGAATTGGAATGGCAACTCCAGTGCAAGGAGGAATTGGAGCTTTTCATTATTTGATTAGTGCTGGCTTGTTATTATATGGTGTAGCGGAAAAGGATGGAATAATTTTTGCATTTTTGCTACATACTACCAATTCAATTGCCATCATGACGGTAGGATCTTTATCAATATTTATTAGTATGATCATACCAAAAAGAAATTCAAAGCAAGAATATGCCGACAGCTGATAAAATATATTCATTAGACGCCTTAACCAATAAAAGGAAAGAGTGGAAAGATCAAAAAGTAGTTTTCACTAATGGCTGTTTTGATATTTTGCATTTAGGACATGTTGATTATTTAGAGAAAGCAGCAGCAAAGGGAGATAAATTGATTGTGGCTTTAAATACAGATACTTCAGTTAGTAAAATCAAAGGTCCAAATAGACCAATCAATAATGAAAAAGCAAGGGCAAGATTAATTGCTGCTCTATCTTTCGTAGATGCCGTTACATTTTTTTCTGATGACACCCCTTTATCCTTGATAAAACTGCTTATACCCGATGTTTTAGTGAAAGGTAGCGACTATAATTTAAGCAACATTGTAGGAGCCAATATCGTAATGGAAAACGGTGGAAACGTAGAAACTATCGACTTGGTGGAAGGATATTCAACCACCAATATTATCAATAAAATAAACCAATAATAAAATGATCATTATAATAATAATCGGATTTGCCATCATCAGTTATGCTGTGCAATCTCGCTTGAAGAGCAAATTTAAAAAATACTCTAAGATAGCTTTAAGTTCAGGTATTTCCGGCAGAGAAGCTGCAGAAAAGATGTTGAAAGATAACGGAATATATGACGTGAAAGTAATGTCGGTAGAAGGGCAGTTAACAGACCATTATAACCCTGCCAAAAAAACAGTCAACTTAAGTGCTGATGTCTATAATAATAGATCTGCCGCGGCAGTTGCAGTTGCTGCGCATGAGGTCGGTCATGCAGTTCAGCACGCCAAAGCTTATTCCTTCTTAGAATTGCGTTCTGCACTCGTTCCTTTGCAAAACGTCAGTGCTAAAATCATCAATTTCGTATTTATTGCTATGCTTTTTGGTGGGTTTATTATGGATGGTTTTTTAAGCTCTGACATGGCACTAATGGTCATAATCGGATGCTATACAGTTTTTACCCTTTTTGCTTTTATCACTTTACCGGTAGAGTATGATGCAAGTAAAAGAGGTTTAGCTTGGATGACAACTTCAGGCGTGACCACCCCACAGGAGCATGATATGGCCAAAGATTCATTGAAATGGGCAGCAAGAACTTATTTGGTAGCAGCAATTGCTTCATTAGTTACATTGCTTTACTATGTGATGATGTTTCTAGGTAGCCGAGATTAAATGGATTTTTCCTATATTTGCAAAACTTTTGCATGAACATTCTGTTTTTGCACAGAAACGACTAAAAAATAATTTATAGATGGATTTTCAACTCACGGAAGAGCAGTTAGCCGTTCAAGCAGCTGCAAGAGATTTTGCACAAAACGACTTATTACCTGGAGTAATCGAAAGGGATACTCACGAAAAATTCCCTGCAGAGCAGATTAAAAAAATGGGAGAATTAGGATTCATGGGAATGATGGTGGATCCTAAATACAATGGCGGCGGAATGGATACTGTATCCTATGTGCTAGCCATGGAAGAAATTTCTAAAATTGATAGCTCTGCTTCAGTGGCCATGTCGGTCAACAATTCGTTGGTATGTTGGGGCATAGAAAAATTCGGTACCGAGGAACAAAAAGAAAAGTATCTAAAAAGATTAGCTACTGGCGAAATTATTGGAGCTTTTTGTCTTTCAGAACCAGAAGCAGGTTCTGATGCAACTTCCCAAAGAACTACTGCAGAAGATAAAGGTGATCATTATCTGGTAAATGGAACTAAAAACTGGATTACCAACGGAAACAGCGCTTCAGTTTACTTGGTAATTGCTCAAACTGATAAAGAGAAAGGTCATAAAGGAATCAATGCTCTAATCGTTGAAAGAGAAACTGAAGGTTTTGTAGTTGGGAAGAAAGAAGAGAAATTAGGTATTAGAGGTTCTGATACACACTCTTTGATGTTCCAAGACATGAAAGTGCCAAAAGAAAATAGGATTGGTGAAGATGGTTTTGGATTTAACTTTGCGATGGCTACTTTGAATGGAGGAAGAATTGGGATTGCTGCTCAAGCCTTGGGGATTGCTTCAGGAGCGTATGAATTGGCTCTGAAATACTCTAAAGAAAGAAAAGCTTTTGGTAAAGAAATCAGCCAACACCAAGCAATTGCTTTCAAACTAGCTGATATGGCTACTCAAATAGAGACTGCACGTTTGCTTTGCTTAAAAGCAGCATGGTTGAAAGATCAAAAGCAAGATTTTTCTCAGGCAAGTGCTATGGCTAAGTTATATGCTTCACAGGTGGCTATGGATACCACAGTAGAAGCTGTTCAGGTGCATGGTGGCTATGGTTTCGTGAAAGAATATCATGTAGAGCGATTAATGAGAGATGCTAAAATCACTCAAATCTATGAAGGTACATCTGAAATTCAGAAAATCGTGATCTCAAGAAATATATTGAAATAAAGGAAAGTTTATATTAAGGTAAGTCTTCTATTTGAGGCTCAATCTTAAAATAATTCAATAATTTACTCGTTAATACGCACAACCTTACATCAGAAACTAGGTTGTGCGTTTTTTATTTGTTTTGATATAAAGCTATTATTCATTAGATTTATACAATTAATCAATTAGATACTTTTACTTTTTATAGTTAATCCATTCATAAAACAAGAAAATGGAAGATTACAACAAAATCATTGAGTCTTTAGGCGTTAAATTCGTTAAAGCAAAGAATATTAAAATTCAAAAGCCTGTAACCGTTAACAACCTCTATGAAGTAGAGAATAAAGTTGTTTGGGTCAACAAAGGAGAAGTGCTGTTAGGAGAAGAGAAATTATTGGCAAAGGAAGGTGATTTTGCTTTTATTCCCGGTGGAAAAGTACATCAAATCACTTATGGCAGGGGGAAGCCAAATCGAATCGATTACTAACGATAAGTTCATTACAGGCAAATCAGAATATTTTACTCCAATAACTTATGATGAATTGAAAGTTGAAGGTGGCGATAGTTTTAG
This is a stretch of genomic DNA from Marivirga harenae. It encodes these proteins:
- a CDS encoding DUF4270 family protein, with amino-acid sequence MKNPISTYIQNWQANNAVRLLTGPAFLLAFFFASCEEPIEVEGDLVPGGNNTEIRFVEIPLGLNHAAFDSLIISTNGVTGSRGQIFVGHQSSPEIGDFTAEAYFGALLDNDFIRDSLPANATAVETRLKLGFNYFYGDEFNQAQNFIVSQLRDTLIVSGELYSIYDEISIENKVSLDQEIIVNPIDTIPDYVQLSNTLGNDILNRVRDEDLNSVGIYNALRGFKIEVEGGVNNLQAISLASGESFIEVIYSAPSLDTLKSVKFDISGSSFTHVDFDPGSLIPSTYSGNKSFDLLDPSKAYFNNLMGISPRVKLNGYLNFIDTVEFLQINKAELVINSNDFSTADDESSQIRPAGNIIPYILDRDGNIVKKGEDFWALQSNFTTNGAPADPNQASSPVVLTYDDNKKEIKADLSFFLQEIYNNPDLWNEEYDFLFTGQFIRRNQTPFNEVPKINLGNFDNFLVDKENIKLKIYYTTFK
- a CDS encoding lysylphosphatidylglycerol synthase transmembrane domain-containing protein, producing the protein MRKGIQSFLKYTISLAVAITLFWYLYKDVDFSEMMASFRKANLNWIYASIGLAMLSHFLRAWRWNMLLEPLGYQLKSSRTFVAVMVGYLANFVVPRMGEVSRCGVLKKTDNVSMSQGFGSVVTERIFDMICLLIIMGLTLAIEFRRLNDFFLNLFLDKADGLEKNFLTLLAVGIFFLIGASTIFILLKRNQASLRKNKYFNKLTAFLRQLVEGITSVRRLKSPTLFWVATLGIWICYFLMTYVVFFSVESTAHLGLSAGLILLVLGGIGMATPVQGGIGAFHYLISAGLLLYGVAEKDGIIFAFLLHTTNSIAIMTVGSLSIFISMIIPKRNSKQEYADS
- the glmS gene encoding glutamine--fructose-6-phosphate transaminase (isomerizing), with translation MCGIVAYVGHQNASEIIIKGLKRLEYRGYDSAGIALMNDGLKVYKKQGKVSELESFLKDKDTKSTIGMGHTRWATHGAPNDENAHPHYSESGDLAIIHNGIIENYSSLKKELENKGYTFKSETDSEVFINFIEDIYKNNDGTLEEAVRLALTKVIGAYAIVIMSTNHPDQLIAARKGSPLVIGVGKDEFFLASDATPIVEYTNEVIYVNDYEIALIKDKKISIRDTKDVKMTPYIQKVDMELEAIEKGGFEHFMLKEIFEQPKSIKDCFRGRLIANEAKLVLGGIRDYSNALINAERIVIVACGTSWHAGLVAEYIFEEFCRIPVEVEYASEFRYRNPVIREGDIVFAISQSGETADTLAAMELAKSKGAIVLGVCNVVGSSISRVSHEGVYTHAGPEIGVASTKAFTAQLTVLTMIALKTALLKGTIAEQRYREVLVDLENIPNKVEKALKTDKQVEKIAGIYKDARNFLYLGRGYNFPVALEGALKLKEISYIHAEGYPAAEMKHGPIALIDEEMPVVVIATRDSSYDKIVSNIQEVKARKGKVIAVVSEGDSLIPGMVDHTIEVPGTHEVLMPMVSTIPLQLLSYHIAVMRGCNVDQPRNLAKSVTVE
- a CDS encoding acyl-CoA dehydrogenase, translated to MDFQLTEEQLAVQAAARDFAQNDLLPGVIERDTHEKFPAEQIKKMGELGFMGMMVDPKYNGGGMDTVSYVLAMEEISKIDSSASVAMSVNNSLVCWGIEKFGTEEQKEKYLKRLATGEIIGAFCLSEPEAGSDATSQRTTAEDKGDHYLVNGTKNWITNGNSASVYLVIAQTDKEKGHKGINALIVERETEGFVVGKKEEKLGIRGSDTHSLMFQDMKVPKENRIGEDGFGFNFAMATLNGGRIGIAAQALGIASGAYELALKYSKERKAFGKEISQHQAIAFKLADMATQIETARLLCLKAAWLKDQKQDFSQASAMAKLYASQVAMDTTVEAVQVHGGYGFVKEYHVERLMRDAKITQIYEGTSEIQKIVISRNILK
- a CDS encoding zinc metallopeptidase — encoded protein: MIIIIIIGFAIISYAVQSRLKSKFKKYSKIALSSGISGREAAEKMLKDNGIYDVKVMSVEGQLTDHYNPAKKTVNLSADVYNNRSAAAVAVAAHEVGHAVQHAKAYSFLELRSALVPLQNVSAKIINFVFIAMLFGGFIMDGFLSSDMALMVIIGCYTVFTLFAFITLPVEYDASKRGLAWMTTSGVTTPQEHDMAKDSLKWAARTYLVAAIASLVTLLYYVMMFLGSRD
- the panD gene encoding aspartate 1-decarboxylase, which translates into the protein MLIEVCKSKIHRVKVTQAELHYVGSITIDEDLMEASNLIENEKVQIVNINNGERLETYVIKGERGSGMVCLNGPAARKVQVGDIIIIIGYAQMEFEEAKSFKPSLIFPDANNKLT
- the rfaE2 gene encoding D-glycero-beta-D-manno-heptose 1-phosphate adenylyltransferase; the protein is MPTADKIYSLDALTNKRKEWKDQKVVFTNGCFDILHLGHVDYLEKAAAKGDKLIVALNTDTSVSKIKGPNRPINNEKARARLIAALSFVDAVTFFSDDTPLSLIKLLIPDVLVKGSDYNLSNIVGANIVMENGGNVETIDLVEGYSTTNIINKINQ
- a CDS encoding glycogen/starch synthase produces the protein MSKLRILYVANEINPFLKTSEVAEFVRKLPQAMQERGMEIRILVPRFGLINERKNRLHEVVRLSGINISVGEEEKPLIIKVASIPNAKLQVYFIDNEDYFQRKFVFHDKENKFYPDNDERAIFFCKGALETVKKLGWAPDIVHCNDWMTSLIPMYLKTTYKNDPIFKDAKSVFTVYNTEFSHKFGTDLVDKVKMLDIDDSMLSNLESADYEGFIKIGAEYADAVIKAGDEFKENLDELFSTFEKEKKVDTIEKGEDFEESYFNLYTELAG
- the panC gene encoding pantoate--beta-alanine ligase; the encoded protein is MITTGSVAEIQAIISKFKAEDKTVGFVPTMGALHQGHLSLVAEAKKRADIIVCSIYVNPTQFNNPDDLEKYPRNIESDKDLLDQNGCDVLFLPSDQVMYAGKNTINFDFGKLDKVMEGKFRPNHFSGVALIVSKLFNIVLPNFAFFGQKDLQQLTIIKKLVGELFFNLEIVTVPIKREPHGLAMSSRNERLSKQEREEAKIFFNALTEAKYILTNNQSAEEAKLKVETLFHNHTAQLEYFQIVSDKDLLPKSENYLAADTVLCIAGFVGNVRLIDNIYLFGD